The following proteins are co-located in the Dyadobacter chenwenxiniae genome:
- the sucC gene encoding ADP-forming succinate--CoA ligase subunit beta: MNIHEYQGKSVLKKYGVRIQEGLVADTPDKAVEVARELSQQTGTKWYVVKSQIHAGGRGKGRIVGTEQRGVALAKSVEDVRTISNNILGKVLVTHQTGPDGKRVNKVLIAEDVYYPGPSEPKEYYLSILLDRGRNCNVIMASTEGGMDIEEVAEHTPEKIMKEWIDPKVGLQPFQARKVAFALGLEGDAFKEMVKFITALYKAYIESDSAMFEINPVLKTSDNKILAVDAKVDLDDNALYRHPELAEMRDTNEEDPLEVEAGANNLNYVKLDGNVGCMVNGAGLAMATMDLIKLSGGEPANFLDVGGGANARTVEAGFRIILKDPNVKAILINIFGGIVRCDRVAAGVVEAYKAIGEIPVPIIVRLQGTNAEEGARIINESGLKVSSAIEFKEAAAKVSEVLAELGV, encoded by the coding sequence ATGAATATTCACGAATATCAAGGCAAAAGCGTTCTTAAAAAATACGGTGTGCGTATTCAGGAAGGGCTCGTAGCCGACACTCCGGACAAGGCAGTTGAAGTTGCGCGTGAGCTTAGCCAGCAGACTGGTACCAAATGGTATGTAGTAAAATCCCAGATCCACGCAGGTGGACGTGGAAAAGGCCGCATCGTTGGAACAGAACAACGTGGCGTTGCCCTTGCGAAATCTGTTGAAGATGTTCGCACCATATCTAATAACATTTTGGGGAAAGTGCTGGTTACACACCAGACTGGTCCTGATGGTAAGCGTGTTAACAAAGTGCTTATTGCCGAAGACGTGTATTATCCAGGACCAAGCGAGCCGAAAGAATACTATCTTTCGATCCTCCTTGACCGTGGCAGAAACTGCAATGTGATCATGGCCAGCACCGAAGGCGGTATGGACATTGAAGAAGTTGCAGAGCATACGCCTGAGAAGATCATGAAAGAGTGGATTGATCCAAAAGTAGGCTTACAGCCATTCCAGGCTCGTAAAGTGGCTTTTGCTTTGGGCCTTGAAGGTGATGCATTTAAAGAAATGGTGAAATTCATCACTGCGCTTTACAAGGCATATATTGAAAGTGATTCTGCGATGTTTGAAATCAATCCGGTTTTAAAAACATCTGATAATAAAATTCTTGCCGTTGATGCCAAAGTGGATCTGGATGACAATGCATTGTATCGTCACCCGGAACTGGCAGAAATGCGTGATACGAACGAAGAAGATCCTTTGGAAGTGGAAGCAGGCGCAAACAACCTGAACTATGTGAAACTGGACGGAAACGTGGGTTGCATGGTGAACGGTGCTGGTCTTGCTATGGCAACAATGGACCTTATCAAGCTTTCAGGCGGCGAGCCGGCTAACTTCCTGGATGTTGGGGGTGGCGCAAATGCACGCACCGTAGAAGCAGGTTTCCGTATCATTCTGAAAGATCCAAACGTTAAGGCAATCCTGATCAACATCTTCGGCGGAATCGTTCGTTGCGACCGCGTTGCGGCCGGTGTTGTGGAAGCTTACAAAGCCATCGGAGAAATTCCGGTTCCAATTATCGTTCGCTTGCAAGGAACGAATGCAGAAGAAGGAGCAAGAATTATCAATGAATCAGGCTTGAAAGTTTCTTCGGCAATTGAGTTTAAGGAGGCTGCTGCTAAGGTTTCAGAGGTTTTGGCTGAGCTGGGAGTTTAA
- a CDS encoding ABC transporter ATP-binding protein, translated as MNLLRASGIRRTYGSLQVLKGIDLEVEKGEVVAIVGASGAGKSTFLHILGTLDRPDQGQVFIEDINVFTQKDKDLARFRNEKVGFIFQFHNLLAEFTALENACMPGYINGSMSEKDILARGKELLDMLGLAERANHLPSQLSGGEQQRVAVARALLNKPSIVLADEPSGNLDSHNALELHQLFFKLRDDFGQTFVIVTHNEDLAAMADRRLVMQDGFMQS; from the coding sequence ATGAATTTACTGCGGGCGAGCGGGATCAGGCGCACATACGGTTCTTTACAGGTTTTGAAGGGGATTGATTTAGAAGTTGAGAAAGGGGAAGTTGTCGCAATTGTGGGCGCTTCCGGCGCAGGGAAAAGCACATTTCTCCATATTCTGGGTACATTGGACAGGCCGGACCAGGGACAAGTTTTTATTGAAGACATCAATGTTTTTACCCAAAAAGACAAAGACCTTGCCCGTTTCCGCAATGAAAAAGTAGGCTTCATTTTTCAATTTCATAACCTCCTTGCTGAGTTTACAGCGTTGGAAAATGCCTGTATGCCGGGATATATCAATGGCTCAATGAGTGAAAAGGACATTCTGGCACGAGGAAAAGAATTGCTTGATATGCTGGGTCTTGCAGAAAGAGCGAATCATTTGCCTTCTCAGCTTTCAGGTGGTGAGCAGCAAAGGGTTGCCGTGGCAAGGGCGCTTTTGAACAAACCTTCGATCGTATTGGCTGACGAACCAAGCGGTAACCTGGATTCACATAATGCATTGGAATTGCATCAGTTGTTTTTCAAGCTGCGGGATGATTTTGGGCAGACATTTGTGATTGTTACGCACAACGAAGATCTGGCAGCAATGGCTGATCGGAGGTTAGTCATGCAGGATGGCTTTATGCAATCATAA
- the groL gene encoding chaperonin GroEL (60 kDa chaperone family; promotes refolding of misfolded polypeptides especially under stressful conditions; forms two stacked rings of heptamers to form a barrel-shaped 14mer; ends can be capped by GroES; misfolded proteins enter the barrel where they are refolded when GroES binds), producing MSKKIFFDTEARDKIKRGVDTLADAVKVTLGPRGRNVVIDKKFGSPSITKDGVTVAKEIDLKDPIENMGAQLVKEVASKTADSAGDGTTTATVLAQAIYSIGVKNVAAGANPMDLKRGIDKAVSVIVKDLESQKKNISTSKEIAQVATISANHDEEIGQMIAEAMEKVGKEGVITVEEARGTETEVKTVEGMQFDRGYLSPYFVTNTEKMEADLERPYILISEKKVSSMKELLPVLEAVAQTGRPLLILAEDVDGEALATLVVNKIRGALKVAAVKAPGFGDRRKAMLEDIAIITGGTVISEERGFKLENATLEYLGTCEKAIIDKDNTTLVNGSGNSEDIQGRVNQIKAQIENTTSDYDREKLQERLAKLSGGVAILYIGAATEVEMKEKKDRVDDALHATRAAVEEGIVAGGGVAYIRATAALEGFTGNNEDETTGINIIRVALEAPLRTIVSNSGQEPSVVVAKVKEGTGAYGYNAKDNVYTDLLEAGIIDPKKVSRLALENAASIAGLLLTTECVIADEPEEAPAGGGHSHGGGMGGMM from the coding sequence ATGTCTAAGAAAATTTTCTTCGATACCGAAGCTCGTGATAAAATTAAGCGCGGTGTTGATACATTGGCTGACGCCGTTAAAGTAACATTAGGACCTCGTGGTCGTAACGTAGTTATCGATAAAAAATTCGGATCGCCTAGCATCACAAAAGATGGTGTAACGGTTGCAAAAGAAATCGATCTGAAAGACCCTATCGAAAACATGGGTGCTCAGTTGGTGAAAGAAGTAGCTTCTAAAACTGCTGATTCCGCAGGTGATGGTACAACTACTGCCACTGTTTTGGCTCAGGCTATTTATTCAATCGGTGTTAAGAACGTAGCAGCGGGTGCTAACCCAATGGATCTGAAACGCGGAATTGATAAAGCAGTTTCTGTGATCGTTAAAGATCTTGAATCTCAAAAGAAAAACATTTCTACTTCCAAAGAAATCGCTCAGGTTGCTACAATTTCGGCTAACCATGACGAAGAAATTGGTCAAATGATCGCCGAGGCGATGGAAAAAGTAGGAAAAGAAGGTGTTATCACTGTTGAAGAAGCACGCGGAACGGAAACAGAAGTTAAAACTGTGGAAGGTATGCAGTTTGACCGTGGTTACCTGTCTCCATATTTTGTTACAAATACAGAGAAAATGGAAGCTGATCTTGAGCGTCCATATATCTTGATTTCTGAGAAGAAAGTTTCTTCAATGAAAGAACTTCTTCCAGTTTTAGAAGCTGTTGCTCAAACAGGCCGTCCTTTGCTTATTTTGGCAGAAGATGTTGACGGAGAAGCGCTTGCTACATTAGTAGTAAACAAAATCCGTGGCGCCTTGAAAGTGGCTGCTGTGAAAGCTCCTGGTTTTGGTGACCGTCGTAAAGCAATGCTTGAAGACATCGCGATCATCACTGGCGGTACAGTTATTAGCGAAGAGCGTGGTTTCAAATTGGAAAACGCTACTTTGGAATATCTTGGTACTTGCGAAAAAGCGATTATTGACAAAGACAACACAACTTTGGTTAACGGATCAGGCAACTCTGAAGACATTCAGGGCCGCGTGAACCAGATCAAAGCGCAGATCGAAAATACAACTTCTGATTACGATCGCGAAAAACTTCAGGAACGCCTTGCTAAATTGTCAGGTGGTGTAGCTATCCTTTACATCGGAGCTGCAACTGAGGTTGAAATGAAAGAGAAAAAAGACCGCGTTGACGATGCATTGCACGCAACTCGTGCTGCTGTTGAAGAAGGTATCGTAGCTGGTGGTGGTGTTGCTTACATTCGTGCAACTGCTGCGCTGGAAGGCTTTACCGGCAACAACGAAGACGAAACAACGGGTATCAATATCATCCGCGTAGCTTTGGAAGCTCCTTTGAGAACAATCGTTTCTAACTCAGGCCAAGAGCCTTCAGTAGTTGTTGCGAAAGTAAAAGAAGGAACTGGCGCTTACGGTTACAACGCGAAGGACAATGTTTACACAGACCTTTTGGAAGCTGGTATCATTGACCCTAAGAAAGTATCCCGCCTTGCTTTGGAAAACGCAGCATCTATCGCAGGTTTGTTGTTGACAACAGAATGTGTAATTGCTGACGAACCAGAAGAAGCTCCTGCAGGTGGCGGCCACAGCCACGGCGGCGGAATGGGTGGAATGATGTAA
- a CDS encoding co-chaperone GroES, translating to MSTLAEIQVNVQPLADRVLVEPAPAEEKTAFGIIIPDTAKEKPQRGTVVAVGPGKKDEPMTVKVGDTVLYGKYSGTELAYEGKDVLIMRESDIYAIIG from the coding sequence ATGTCAACTTTAGCAGAAATACAAGTGAACGTACAACCTCTGGCTGATCGTGTTCTTGTAGAACCAGCCCCAGCCGAAGAAAAAACAGCATTTGGTATCATTATCCCTGATACTGCAAAGGAAAAACCTCAACGTGGAACTGTTGTAGCAGTGGGCCCGGGTAAAAAAGACGAGCCGATGACCGTTAAGGTAGGTGACACCGTATTATACGGAAAATATTCAGGAACTGAATTGGCGTACGAAGGCAAAGATGTGCTGATCATGCGTGAGTCTGACATTTACGCCATTATTGGTTAA
- the secG gene encoding preprotein translocase subunit SecG, with protein MYLGLIILVAIIAVLLILVVLVQNSKGGGLSSEFSGAGTTQMFGVKKTTDLLEQITWGLAGAVILISLASYIIVGGSAQTGGINSVNVDKAQNTVIPGGNIAPAPGAAAPGAAAPGAATAPTEGAATTPSATPAAPADSLK; from the coding sequence ATGTATTTGGGTTTAATTATCTTGGTTGCGATCATCGCAGTATTGTTGATTCTGGTAGTGTTGGTGCAAAATTCAAAAGGAGGAGGACTTTCCAGCGAGTTTAGCGGAGCAGGAACTACCCAAATGTTCGGTGTGAAAAAGACAACCGATTTATTGGAACAGATTACGTGGGGACTGGCAGGAGCAGTTATTCTTATTTCCCTGGCTTCTTACATTATTGTTGGCGGAAGTGCTCAAACTGGCGGAATTAACAGTGTCAATGTGGATAAGGCCCAGAATACTGTAATACCAGGCGGGAACATCGCTCCTGCACCTGGAGCCGCCGCTCCGGGAGCCGCCGCTCCGGGCGCTGCAACGGCTCCAACAGAAGGCGCTGCAACTACTCCATCTGCGACACCAGCTGCACCGGCAGACAGTTTGAAATAA
- a CDS encoding LptE family protein has product MTLKNRFKNISAVRISMKSKRLLTLFFVLHCSIFMSGCGVYSFTGTNLSPDIKTFSVLNFTMGTAGGPSDLPQRLTEELKEYFQRNTSLISQPGGGDLILEGSITGYDVLAAAPTANDQAGLNRLNVTVQVRYTNAKDETKNFDQSFTYYADFPQDQTLNQNEARLLPTIRENLVQQIFNKSAADW; this is encoded by the coding sequence ATGACATTGAAGAATAGATTTAAAAATATTTCCGCAGTGCGCATTTCGATGAAGTCCAAACGGCTGTTAACCCTCTTTTTTGTCCTGCATTGTTCCATTTTCATGTCGGGATGTGGCGTTTATTCCTTTACCGGAACCAATTTATCGCCTGATATCAAGACATTCAGCGTGCTCAACTTCACAATGGGAACGGCCGGCGGGCCTTCGGACCTGCCGCAGAGACTTACCGAAGAATTAAAAGAATATTTTCAGCGGAACACAAGTTTAATCAGTCAACCCGGCGGAGGTGACCTGATTCTGGAAGGTTCCATAACCGGTTACGACGTGCTTGCAGCCGCCCCGACCGCAAATGACCAGGCCGGATTAAACCGATTGAATGTCACAGTTCAGGTCCGGTATACCAATGCAAAGGACGAAACCAAGAATTTTGACCAGTCTTTTACTTACTACGCCGACTTTCCCCAGGATCAAACGCTTAACCAGAATGAAGCGCGGCTTTTGCCGACGATCCGTGAGAATTTAGTGCAACAGATCTTTAATAAATCTGCCGCCGACTGGTAG